CTGGCGAAAGTTGCGTGGCTTCTGTACGTCGCTAGGATCTTGGCTGGAATAGCGACGGGTGCCACTTGCACTGTTGTCCCCATGTACATTTCAGAAATCGCCGAGCTTTCCATCCGAGGTAAGTTCGAATGCAGCTGAATAAAGCATGGTTTCCCGGGTTTTGAGGTCCGACTgccgctcagtggatcgagtcagtgggagaggtcggacaaaatttggaaactttaaacgcttaaaactccgtttatacacactgaaaacaaatctttactaagaaaagggtaaaattaccaagagttcagggttctatttaatCCCAGTTTTCTCTTGGTAAAATAACCATTtgaaacgccgagaatttttttcagtgcaaaactttgaggttttaaaagtggttttattggttttctcgtaaaattttccgctaaaagcaccccttgttaaaaatgtgacgaaataaacatcaaaagatgcaattttagtcataaattccttgtccgacctctctaattgactcaatccactgtgtgccggctGAATGGAAAAGCtaaattttacattctatcaaacgggCCTATAGGCCAACTGAATGCTGCACTCACGAGCCGTGGGAATGGGAAAATAGCGGGTGAAGGAtaattgtgctcgaatgagtTTATTCCCTCTGTAggtattcaaattttcatctttatatgctgaattggacgtatttctaccaaaaaaaaactatagACGAGTAaaaaagatgggatgtgctctagaaagctgcataagaaacgaTGTTGAAGTGGGCGTGATTCACTTTGGAGACATGGAAAAGctggattttacattctgtcaaacggacctataTGCCAACTTAATGCCGcagcactcatgagccgtgggaatGGGAAAATAGCGTTGTGGACActtggacagggctcatgagttacagtCGAGAGAGAGCTACAAcggagacggcttcgttgccgctgacgtcactggcgcttcatagTTCCCATTCGTTCTCATggtcctcaactaacgagcacaccccttatTTCCCACCTGTCGCTGGTTCCGTTCGGcgaaaatacactggaaaataccacattggatctagagtccagactcttgaaaacattgacaagaaaaaggactcttgattcaatcagatttaagcttaaatcaaaaggaaatccgctcaaattaagaggcttggttcttgatttaagcttaaatctgattgaattaagagtattttttcttgtcgatgtttttaagagtctggactctagatccaatgtgtttttttttttccagtgtacgcccGAGTGAAAGATGAAGCTTtttagacaaagaggacaaggggaaaaacgATCgtgttggttgaaacgggcggTTCTTTTAGACTACGGAGGAACATGATGGTCGaactatggggtctctcgtgagttgccgttagttagtttattatttattttctttgtccattgcaaccgtaACCATTTTCAACAATCGACTCGTCCCTTTTTccttttgtctatcagtttcaatagtCAGCGAGCAGAGCGGAGGATTAGGAAAAAATTTCCCTGGCGAGGTTTTTTATGAGAGGGATTTCGGCAACGTTCTCCCGCGGTCAAACGAACTCAAAGGCCCAAAGGCCGAGCCCAACGCGGCCCAAGAGCCACGGATCTGAGGGCTGCGACACATGCTCGATTCGTAACGCCTTTTGAGCCGGTGACATACTTGTTGTCTCTATCCTGTTCTTCCGCTCTCAGATTTATCGTCTAATTTGTCGGtcgtttgtcaaattttgatccaGTTTCAAGTGACAAGTGGCGTCACGGTCACGGTGGACGGTAGACGGCGGATGGTCAATGTCAAAAGTCAACCCTcgtcgaaccccccccccccacccgcgaCCCCGTCACTCTCCCTTCCATTCACTTTCGATTTTCCAGACCCACCccagatttttttgtttttttgtgagcCAATggccgagatttctcggtaaaattaccaattccacaaatgataatttgaccaagaaaaaactgggatcaaatagaaccctgaattcttggtaattttacccttttcttagtaaatacaccgagatttttttttcggtgtggtcGGAAATGCGGGCCATTACTATAAGCGCTGTAATGGAGCTCATgcattctaccacagtcgataaaaaatattggcgtttttaccaaggtccagtaaaattaccgagaaagttcaataattttaccgagatttctcggtaaaattaccaattccacaaatgataattttaccaagaaaaaactgggatcaaatagaaccctgaattcttggtaattttacccttttcatagtaaatacaccaagattttttttttcagtgtaccaacTCTCCGTGTTTCAGGTACCCTAGGCGCGTACTTCCAGCTGATGATCACACTCGGGATCTTCTACGCGTACGTGTACGGCTACCTGGTCCGCTTCGCCGTGTTGAACATCCTCTGCGCGCTGATCCCGATCGCCGGCTTCTTCATGTTCATGTTCGTGCCGGAGTCGCCCAAGTACCTGCTCATGAGGCAAAAGAAGCAATCGGCTGAGAAGTCCCTCCGCTGGCTCCGGGGCAACAAGTACAACATCAAGCAGGAGATCGAGACGCTCCAGAATGAGATCGCCAAGTCATCCCGGACGAAGGTTTCCTTCAAGGACCTCGTCGCCACCAAGGTCGCCTTCAAGAGCGTCAACATCGCCCTCGGCTTGATGGTCTTCCAGCAGTTGTCCGGGGTCAACGCGGTCATCTTCAACATGAACGCTATTTTCATGGCGTCGGGCAGCACCATCGAACCGGCCATCTGCAGTATTATCATCGGTGCCATCCAGGTGTGTgcccaattttttttaggatccttacactgaaaaaaaagttacctgtatagacataccgtccgttctgggctcagtGGCCGAAAGTACCGGgtgctgcgggccgattattgaaattgatagacaaagctatagacaaagaagacatagggggtataaaacaatcgtattggttgaaatgggtggctctcatagactaaggggaaaatgatagactaactgttgggtctctcgtgggttgccgttagttagtctattacctacctcctttgtccattgcaaccacccgctttcaccaataggatctctccataactcttttgtctcctttgtctatagctttgtcgatcaatttcaataatcagcccgcaggagccgtagcttcgattgctccgggtgctggagccataGCATTGATTACTGCGGGTACTGGAGCCgtatagcttcgattgctctgggTGCTAAAGCCATAGCTGCGTTTGctccgggtgctgaagccgtagcttcaattggattgcatttagcaatttggaactaaaaattctggctcttctgaaaaaaacacttatgtgcataaggaaactgatggcacatacgttgtttttataccgggctaggatttatagttccaaattgcaaaatgtagtccaattgtcccgggtgctggagccgttgCATCGATTACTCCGGGTACTGGAGCCgtatagcttcgattgctctgggTGCTAAAGCCATAGCTGCGTTTGctccgggtgctgaagccgtagcttcaattggactgcatttagcaatttggaactaaaaattctggctcttctgaaaaaaacacttatgtgcataaggaaactgatggcacatacgttgtttttataccgggctagaatttatagttccaaattgcaaaatatagtccaattgttccgggtgctggagccgttgcatcgattgctccgggtgctggagccgtagcttcgattgatccgggtgctggagccgtagcttcgattgatccgggtgctggagccgtggcttcGATTGATCCGGGTGCTGGAGTCgtggcttcgattgctccgggtgctaagcccggaactttcggtctctgagcctggaacacggacggtatgtctagatagcccgtaagtacggcttccaaggccggagtttttttttcagcgtaggTTTTAGTTGCGCGTGCGGCGCTGACATTATGAGGTTGGCCATATTTTGGACAAAACTTTGCAACGGAGGCTGTCTTcgataaaagggcgtatgagacttccaatgctgctaagatcgtgcaaagTAGTTCTCTAGTTGTAAGTCACTTATCCTGAAGTTCTACTAATTTTCTCCTGAATTTGCTCCGAGTTTTACTCATACTGCTGTAAGGAAGTATATCaactgtgaaaaatttcatctgccgcaaacttttttaaaaaattccccaATTTTAGCCACATTGCGAGTCTCATACGCGCCTTTCACCAAAAAATGCCTCCTAATAATACATATGCTGTTTCTTAACTGAGCCAGAAAGTatggttccgaattgcaaaacgtagtccaattaTTCCTAAACATATTACCCTGCTCGGGAAGAACACATTTTATCAAGGAAACATGAATTTACCAGCATGGCGTTATTCTAAAATCCCATCCTTGCAAAAAAATAATAGCGAAAATTTAAATACATACGAGGATACGCATGAAAATTATCTGTAAGACGCCATTTAAGACTATAAGATTTTGTCATTTGGGACTTGGGAAATTTTCATCCGAAAATTATCTCCGGAAAACAACAGGAGGTCCTGACGTTTCGTCGGAATATTTCTTTAGGAAAACGTTTGGAAACTCTCTTAGGGAAAACTCTCTTTCAGCCAAAATTAGAGTTGATTTTCTGCCCAAGCGCTGTTCATAGATATCGCGCCTTTCCTCAATAATAAGGCATTAACCTAAAgtggcatttttcaacggaaaaatcgcaaaaattggaaattaaattAGGATTTTTGGCGATAatatcgctaggatcatcaacactTAAGgaattatcctcgatcttgtcgcaattttatctctaaaaAATTGCGTTCGATAGAGTCAAAATTTTATCTCAGTTCATCACAATTTTTCGTCAGCTATAATATggcgataatatcgcgattttatagCAAATTCATGCGATTAAATAACGATTTATCCCAGGTTTTTATCCGACAATATAGCAATAAATCGACCTAGCTAAAATCGCGACACACTCCGATCAAATCGAAACTTgccgcgatcactgctactcggCGAGGGGGTCCTGACTCCTGACGTTTTGTCGGgaattttcctcaaaagaaCGTTTAGAAACTGTCTTAAGGAAAACGCTAGCTAAAATCAAAGTTGATTTTCTCCCGAAGCATTGTTCACAgacactcactggaaaaaaaagaatcttaaatttgccgccaagaagtatttcttcttaaatcaagaatattgctagttaatataagctacttttttgcttaacccaagcattatttttcttgaatcaagaaaaagtcagcttaaagaaagataaagaaaattcttcgcggcaaattcaagaattatcatgcttgatccaagctacttttttttcagtgatgtctTTCTTTGGTAGGGCAGGAAATGAATCATATTTTTCGTGTTTTCTAATTATCTGGTTGCTTCTCCTGTGTTTCCTTAGGTAATCGTAACGTTCTTTTCCTCGATACTGATCGACAAAGCCGGTCGGAAGATCTTGCTCCTGATCTCGCTGGGTGTGAGCACGCTCTCTCTGGGTGTCCTGGGTTACTACTTCCACCTGAAGAACAGCGGCGAAGACGTCAGCGGAATCGGCTTCATCCCCCTCATCTGTCTGATTCTCTTCATCGTCGTCTTCTCTCTGGGACTGGGGCCCATCCCGTGGATGATGTCCGGTGAAATCCTCGCGGCCGAGATCAAGGTAATGAAACTCTTCGATGGTAAAATtatgctgggtccacactattttcagaggaaaacaaggccaacgaattcaaaaatttcaatggagatgttgcatgtgtgaggaatttgcgatttgaccattgatccTCATGGAGaagtttgcgaaaaacacgatggtgccactggttttttctgaaatcaactcccaagctcaaaaaaagctctcaagttgaggccaaaatggaggggatatcccgccctaccctgagagtccacgtctacatcaaaataaactctccatgcaaagatagggagcaaatacattagcagggttgccgtgttctcagttttggagtccccaaataaagtggcaaccctaaatgtatttgctccctatctttgcatggatagtttgttttgatgtagatgtggactctcagggtagggtgggatatccgatatcccctccattttggcctcaacttgaaagctttttttgagcttgggagttgatttcagagaaaaccagtggcaccatcgtatttctcacgaacttttacataagaagcaacagtcaaatcgcgaattcctcacacatgcaacatctccattagagtcaaacaatttttgagctctaatgcaTGAGTACTAGTACAAGACTGAGGTGAAATAATTATTCCAATACTTCGTTTCTCTGTGACAGTTGAAACGTTGTCTCGTGAACTAATTATTTTATAACATAACCGAGTTTTACTATGAGTAAACGTCTAGACGTGTCATTTCAAACATTGAATATTGCCTCCTTGCAAAgtaagaacaccgtatgaaccttcagacgtcgccatatttttttcgaaaagatgaatttttagggaaatgtgtaaatatttttcttcaaatttttcgaattattttattcgtaatcagacttaaattatctaaaaatttaaagagaatatatgcataactaTCCTCAAAAAGAAACGTTTTATCGTATTAAATTGTAAATTCGATAGTCCCCGAATGTTTATATGGTCATCTACCGTGGTAAAggagaacgccgcatgagccctcagatgttgcctaatttcctttgataaaatacgaatttccaggaaaatttgtaaatctctttcccccaatttttcagaaagtttaATGTGAaacttaatctaaaatatctgaaaatttcaaggaaagatactcataatttttttattccaaaataaatattttttcacatactatctggcaacgttcgaatgttcatacggcgtttcttcttaGCGCAGCAGAGTTTGTGCTTAGCACGGCAAATTGGTTGGTCTCAATCATAGAATACATAGGGTCGTAATATGATGAAGTGACTTGGAGTCATGTTCTGGTCCTATGTTCCATGTTCAGGACGGGTTCCAAGATCGATTTGCGCCGAGATTCGGTCACCTtgtcgatacattttcgatatAAAATGGCAACGTATAATACGTGATAATTCATAACGTTCTTTATTTACATCGGATGATCTATTGCCGGTAAGGTgcccgtgtatcgaaaacaatcgatcgTGTATTAAAATGATGCCCAGCGCCGCACAGAAGTCCTGGAATCCGTtgactggaaaatgcttaaaacccaagtagcatttttcaacggaaaaatcgggatatattgcaattttatcggcgataaaatcgctaggatcataaAATCTGAGCGGTTATCCTCTATCTTATcgggataaaatcgcgattttctcGACAggctatttatcgcgatatgttcgaaataaaaatcgcgataaatggcgatttaatttaGATTTTATCGACACAAATTGATCACGATATGCCTTAGCACGATGCcatgccaagtttcctttccATACCTATCTCTGTCCATcagcacctttttttttaccttttcaacCCCGCGCCAGGCGCCACCCTTGTCCTTggcgccgcaccgcgccgcaaCCTCGTGAACTTCTTCTTCCATATCTACCCCTATTCACTAGCCTAGCCGCCTAGCGCCTGGCTCACCTATTCATCttttcatcttattttcttTTAGCGCCTTTCCACCTTTCCACCCCCGCGCCAGGCGGCTTCCTTTTCCGCGGCTCTGCGACCTTGGCATTCTTCCTCTACCTGTTTCTTCACGTCTTTTTCTTCATGATCATCATCCCTTGGCCAGGCAGCCAACGGACTCTGATTTCGGCCATAGTTCGCGAGGTCGCGACGCCACGGACAAGGGTGGCGCCTGGCGCGGGgttgaaaaggtaaaaaaaaggtGCTAACATAGGTGGACAGAGATAGATATggaaaggaaacttggcatgGTATCGTGCTAAGGCATATGTAGGAACACTAcagaaccaaaaattgcgatgtgtagcgatttaatcgccatataccgcactttttaatgcgataacatctcgatatattgcctccgatataatggaccactagacaaggtacaaactgaaacattctgatacatgtttcttactcagaatttcacgcagaatatGATTCGCGccacgaaaattactgaaaacaactcctaacggagatattaacgtttttatttcacattgattacgaggaatttgaactgcccgctgacaagaaactcaaagctccacgtgagtcaaatcgcgcactacaaaagtttcagcaagcttctcaatcgagcaatgttcatttcccaccatgtgtttttcaaactataagtaatttgctatagctgagccgaagcatcaagattgaggttgccagatttatttatcgcagagacgttcatgataaacgtttagcgcgcgatgtgaatcacgtaaagcattgagttttcatgagcgggtggtttcaattcccgcaccaagaatcattaaatatcttcggaaggagttgatttcggtaattttcgttttgcgcagcgtattttacgtgaaattttggtgaagaaatatgtatcagaatgctgaaattagtaccttgtctagtggtccattgcgataaccaagcgataaaatcgctatttatcgcgatcactgctacttgggaagtgGCGCCAGCTCCTTCTTTCTTATTAGCACTCTATGTACTCTTTGGTCCCAATCGAGCTTTCCTTCTGatgttttcactttttttgaCTGCAGGGTCTGGCGAGCAGTCTGGCGACGGCGTTGAACTGGACGCTGACGTTCGTGGTGACGCGGTCGTACGCGCCGATGGAGAAGACGCTCGGGACGGACGTCACGTTTTGGCTCTTCGCCTGCATTTGCGCCATCGGCTTCGTCTTCGTCGTCCTCATCGTTCCCGAGACCAAGGGCAAGACCGTGGACCAGGTTCAACAGCTCCTCGCTGGCAAGAAGCCCGTCCGCAAGAACGGACTTGTCTAGGCCGTCCACCCGGCGGAGCGCGGAGGCGGCTTAAACGAGCTTCGTTAAGCCACGCTTTCACGGGACCCGAACGACACGAGTGAGGTCGGGTCGggccatcactgaaaaaaattcacggtgtttttaccaaggtccgttgatacctttaccatctcactttttttaccaattattggtaattttaccgagacagactggtaaacttaccaaaaagtcggtatttttactgttttttcaggtaagaataccacttttattggtaatcgattcccggtaactttgccattttatctcggtaattctaccacagtcgataaaaaatattggggtttttaccaaggtccagtaaaattaccgagagaaagttcaataattttaccgaaatttctcggtaaaattaccaattcacTATAATGGtacttttaccgagaaaaaactgggatcaaatagaaccctgaaatcttggtaattttacccttttcttggtaaatacaccgagattttttttcagtgcagggtggcaaaatttcatggaaaataaaatctcgaaatttcacgtgaaatatttcatgaaacacaagaaaattattaaagatatcgaaaaataccggttccttgtctgccgtaccaaggaagaacgccgtatgagccttcaaacgttgccttATTTCTTTCGTTAAAGGTCGAATTTACTGAgacaattgtaaatattttcctcgatTTCTTACACAATTTAGTccaaaatacctaaaaattttgaggaaaaacatggataaatttcgtcaaaaatatctgcttcatcgagggaaattcagcaactctcgaatgtttaaacggcgttcttccttggtgCGGCAGTTTTCATGttccgcaaaatgtaaaaattgtgactctcCTCTagttttgtgtgtttgagtgcgggttgcatactccagcccctgaaaaatatgaaatatatcACAGCTCCGTgatatttcattaaatatttcactgaaattgcCAATCTTCCGTTTCTTCATTACGTTTTATGCCACCCTCGGCCGGGCAGCAGATTCGCGTGCCTGAA
The genomic region above belongs to Bemisia tabaci chromosome 8, PGI_BMITA_v3 and contains:
- the LOC109038730 gene encoding facilitated trehalose transporter Tret1 → MSQGDKMERGQESITMIPRGDVREEGKKLPQYIAAITATLGAVAIGTVLGWSSSASPFLKGEITNVTSTIDPPLSVDESARVESFVAIGAIMGALPAGYFADLLGRKTLIAALTLPFLLSWIMILLAKVAWLLYVARILAGIATGATCTVVPMYISEIAELSIRGTLGAYFQLMITLGIFYAYVYGYLVRFAVLNILCALIPIAGFFMFMFVPESPKYLLMRQKKQSAEKSLRWLRGNKYNIKQEIETLQNEIAKSSRTKVSFKDLVATKVAFKSVNIALGLMVFQQLSGVNAVIFNMNAIFMASGSTIEPAICSIIIGAIQVIVTFFSSILIDKAGRKILLLISLGVSTLSLGVLGYYFHLKNSGEDVSGIGFIPLICLILFIVVFSLGLGPIPWMMSGEILAAEIKGLASSLATALNWTLTFVVTRSYAPMEKTLGTDVTFWLFACICAIGFVFVVLIVPETKGKTVDQVQQLLAGKKPVRKNGLV